A single genomic interval of Syntrophorhabdus sp. harbors:
- a CDS encoding macro domain-containing protein yields the protein METLKEVDFHGVVLRVVRGDLTESDVDAIVNAANSYLRHGGGVAGAIVRRGGLIIQEESDRIGFVPVGSAALTGGGRLRARHVIHAVGPMWGEGDEENKLRKAVRSVLALADREGFSSISMPAISAGIFGFPKKRCAEIIVGETAGFLREGSTSLKSISFCLMDAGIIDFFVEELGLLEGR from the coding sequence ATGGAAACATTGAAAGAAGTGGACTTTCACGGCGTCGTTTTGCGTGTGGTCAGGGGTGACCTTACGGAAAGCGACGTCGACGCGATCGTCAATGCCGCCAACTCCTATCTCCGGCACGGGGGCGGGGTTGCCGGCGCCATCGTCCGCAGGGGCGGGCTGATCATCCAGGAGGAAAGCGACAGGATCGGGTTCGTCCCGGTGGGGTCCGCCGCCCTGACCGGCGGGGGGAGGCTCAGGGCGCGCCACGTGATCCATGCCGTGGGCCCCATGTGGGGCGAGGGCGACGAAGAGAACAAGCTCAGGAAGGCGGTCCGGAGCGTCCTCGCTCTCGCCGACCGGGAGGGCTTCTCCTCCATCTCCATGCCTGCCATCAGCGCGGGCATCTTCGGCTTCCCGAAGAAGCGCTGCGCCGAGATCATAGTCGGCGAAACTGCTGGGTTCCTCAGGGAGGGCTCCACATCCCTAAAGAGCATATCCTTCTGCCTCATGGATGCCGGCATCATTGATTTCTTTGTAGAGGAGCTTGGCCTGCTGGAAGGAAGATAG
- the recG gene encoding ATP-dependent DNA helicase RecG — translation MSEKEKGPVDRRIPLTFLKGVGPVIAKGMEKKGIRCVDDLLYFIPIRWLDRGTVRNIADLEAGDDACVVAAVDSYRSMFFRHARKKGFEVIVTDGTGFLSLKWFQWSKGYLQKICRKGVTLFLSGKVGNFGETLQMVHPETAVLGDDETPGTARRIIPVYSQVDGVKQGFVRNVVSEALNLLGPSPGGVLSGDMERRFGLMSFAEAVRCVHVANGDDYNEARGNEAVRRLILEEYLHFQITLMSRKRKACSERGIAFATDGPLYREFLGNLGFKLTGAQSRAMTEIVSDMGRGIPMNRLLQGDVGSGKTVCAVACACVAIDNGFQAAFMAPTEILAEQHYLNVHRWFAGLGVPVALLKGGMGRERRDVIEGIRTGVTPIVIGTHAMIQGDVEFHRLGLVVIDEQHRFGVEQRKRLKDKSRRPDVLSMTATPIPRTLSMVVYGDLDVSVIDEMPSGRQKVVTKVLSDDDRERAQGMMREELAAGRGVFVVYPLVEECENNPVRDAKTMAAELQRSVFPEYRVALLHGRMSARDKEDVMTRFRNGDIDVLVCTTVIEVGIDVPRATMIVVENAERFGLSQLHQLRGRVGRGSEPSRCVLVASTKRTHLATRRLRIMEKTSDGFAIAEEDLRIRGVGDMLGVRQSGMPAFRIGDIVRDIDIMIEARKRAEELTAGISEGEMARLMRHIGDRFDDGRDLSDIA, via the coding sequence ATGTCCGAAAAGGAAAAGGGCCCTGTCGATCGCCGGATCCCGCTTACGTTCTTAAAGGGTGTGGGACCGGTGATCGCGAAGGGGATGGAGAAGAAGGGGATACGGTGCGTTGACGACCTGCTCTACTTCATCCCCATCCGCTGGCTCGACAGGGGAACGGTACGGAATATCGCGGACCTCGAGGCGGGCGACGACGCCTGCGTTGTCGCTGCCGTCGATTCCTACCGTTCCATGTTCTTCAGGCATGCAAGGAAAAAGGGGTTCGAGGTGATCGTTACCGATGGGACCGGTTTCCTTTCCCTGAAATGGTTCCAGTGGTCAAAGGGCTACCTTCAGAAGATCTGCCGAAAAGGGGTGACACTCTTCCTTTCAGGAAAAGTGGGGAACTTTGGAGAAACCCTGCAGATGGTCCATCCCGAGACGGCCGTGCTCGGTGATGACGAGACTCCCGGGACGGCACGGAGGATCATCCCCGTCTATTCCCAGGTGGATGGGGTGAAGCAGGGGTTTGTCCGCAACGTCGTGTCCGAGGCCCTGAACCTCCTTGGCCCCTCACCAGGCGGCGTCTTGTCCGGCGATATGGAGAGGCGTTTCGGCCTCATGAGCTTTGCGGAGGCGGTAAGGTGCGTCCACGTGGCCAATGGAGATGACTACAACGAGGCCAGGGGAAACGAGGCCGTACGAAGGCTTATCCTCGAGGAGTACCTTCATTTCCAGATAACCCTGATGTCGAGAAAGAGAAAGGCCTGCAGTGAGCGCGGCATAGCCTTCGCCACCGATGGCCCCCTTTACCGCGAATTCCTGGGGAACCTGGGATTCAAGCTTACCGGCGCGCAATCCCGGGCCATGACGGAGATCGTATCCGATATGGGCAGGGGCATCCCGATGAACAGGCTCCTCCAGGGAGACGTGGGTTCGGGAAAGACCGTCTGCGCGGTGGCATGCGCCTGCGTGGCCATCGATAACGGTTTCCAGGCCGCCTTCATGGCACCCACGGAGATCCTGGCCGAACAGCATTACCTCAACGTCCATAGATGGTTCGCCGGGCTCGGTGTTCCCGTGGCGCTGCTCAAGGGCGGCATGGGGCGCGAGAGGAGGGATGTCATCGAAGGGATACGGACGGGCGTGACGCCCATCGTGATCGGCACCCACGCGATGATCCAGGGGGACGTGGAATTCCACAGACTCGGCCTTGTCGTCATTGACGAGCAGCACCGCTTCGGCGTGGAGCAGCGCAAGAGGCTCAAGGACAAGTCGCGCCGCCCCGATGTCCTGAGCATGACGGCCACACCGATCCCGAGGACCCTTTCCATGGTCGTCTATGGGGACCTTGACGTCTCCGTCATCGACGAGATGCCCTCGGGCAGGCAAAAGGTGGTGACGAAGGTACTTTCCGACGACGACAGGGAACGGGCACAGGGGATGATGAGGGAGGAGCTTGCCGCCGGGCGCGGCGTCTTCGTCGTTTACCCCCTCGTGGAGGAGTGCGAAAACAATCCCGTGCGGGACGCAAAGACCATGGCCGCGGAGCTGCAGCGCTCCGTTTTCCCGGAATACAGGGTGGCGCTCCTCCACGGACGAATGAGCGCGAGGGACAAGGAGGATGTCATGACCCGGTTCCGCAATGGAGACATAGACGTCCTCGTGTGCACGACGGTGATAGAGGTGGGCATCGATGTGCCCCGGGCCACGATGATCGTCGTGGAGAACGCGGAGCGCTTCGGCCTCTCCCAGCTCCACCAGCTCCGGGGCAGGGTGGGCAGGGGATCGGAACCCTCCCGGTGCGTCCTCGTGGCGTCGACGAAGAGGACCCATCTGGCAACGAGGCGGCTCAGGATCATGGAGAAGACGAGCGATGGCTTCGCCATTGCCGAGGAAGACCTCAGGATACGCGGTGTCGGCGATATGCTGGGGGTCAGGCAGTCAGGCATGCCGGCCTTCAGGATCGGGGACATCGTGAGAGATATCGACATCATGATCGAGGCCCGGAAGAGGGCCGAGGAGTTGACGGCCGGCATTTCTGAAGGTGAGATGGCGAGGCTCATGAGGCACATAGGCGACAGGTTCGACGATGGGAGAGACCTCTCGGACATCGCCTGA